From one Eisenibacter elegans DSM 3317 genomic stretch:
- the gatB gene encoding Asp-tRNA(Asn)/Glu-tRNA(Gln) amidotransferase subunit GatB codes for MANTYELVVGLEVHAQLLTQSKAYAPDSTEYGSLPNTNISVITLGHPGTLPRVNEKSVEYAVKMGLACGSDINRYNIFARKNYFYPDLPKGYQITQDKGPICAGGHVTIRLKDGSERQIGITRIHLEEDAGKSIHLAEEVDTLVDFNRAGVPLIEIVSEPDIRTAEEAYAYLTEIRKLVRYLGICDGNMEEGSLRCDANISVRKPGEPFGTRVEVKNMNSIRNVQRAIEYEFERQVALVEQGISFKQHTRTFNAVDGKTYSMREKEDMNDYRYFPEPDLTPVVISDEDIAQIKAQMPPLPRELYLKYTQEFGLSDYDAEVLTATKEVALYYNALCQQTKNYKAAANWVTGDIKAYLNKLTLSMEQFPVSPEKIAGLIEIVDQNKVSYSIAAQKIFPALIEQPEQTALSIAERENLLQESDEGTLQAIIAEVIAAFPDKVREYQAGKKGLTGMFMGQIMKKTQGKADPKRTNDLLAEALDKATV; via the coding sequence ATGGCCAATACCTACGAACTGGTAGTGGGCTTGGAAGTACACGCCCAACTCCTGACACAAAGCAAAGCTTACGCCCCCGACTCAACCGAATACGGCAGTTTGCCCAATACCAATATCAGCGTCATCACGCTGGGCCACCCGGGTACGCTGCCCCGTGTGAACGAAAAATCGGTGGAGTATGCCGTCAAAATGGGCTTGGCTTGTGGCTCCGACATCAACCGCTACAATATTTTTGCCCGTAAAAATTATTTTTATCCTGATTTGCCCAAGGGCTATCAAATCACCCAAGATAAAGGGCCTATCTGCGCAGGCGGCCACGTTACTATCCGCCTCAAAGACGGCAGCGAGCGCCAAATAGGCATCACCCGCATCCACCTCGAAGAAGACGCAGGCAAATCAATACACTTGGCCGAAGAGGTCGACACCTTGGTAGACTTCAACCGCGCCGGCGTGCCCCTAATCGAGATTGTCAGCGAGCCCGATATACGCACTGCCGAAGAGGCCTATGCCTACCTCACCGAAATCCGAAAGCTTGTTCGCTACCTCGGTATCTGCGATGGCAATATGGAAGAAGGCTCTCTGCGCTGTGATGCCAACATCTCTGTCCGCAAACCCGGCGAACCCTTCGGCACTCGGGTAGAGGTCAAAAATATGAACTCCATCCGCAACGTACAGCGGGCGATTGAGTATGAATTTGAACGCCAAGTGGCCCTCGTAGAGCAAGGCATTTCTTTCAAACAACATACCCGCACCTTCAACGCTGTAGATGGTAAAACCTACTCTATGCGTGAGAAGGAAGATATGAACGACTACCGCTACTTCCCTGAGCCGGACCTTACGCCCGTGGTTATTAGCGATGAGGATATTGCCCAAATCAAGGCTCAAATGCCGCCCCTGCCCCGCGAGCTCTACCTCAAATACACCCAAGAGTTTGGCCTCTCCGACTATGACGCCGAGGTACTCACCGCCACCAAGGAGGTTGCCCTGTATTACAACGCGCTCTGCCAACAGACCAAAAACTATAAGGCAGCTGCCAACTGGGTAACCGGCGACATCAAGGCCTACCTCAACAAACTGACCCTCTCGATGGAGCAGTTTCCGGTAAGCCCCGAAAAAATCGCCGGCCTCATCGAAATTGTAGACCAAAACAAGGTCAGCTACTCCATCGCCGCCCAAAAGATTTTCCCAGCCCTCATCGAGCAGCCCGAGCAGACCGCCCTCAGCATTGCCGAGCGTGAAAACTTGCTGCAAGAGAGCGACGAAGGCACGCTTCAGGCCATCATCGCGGAGGTCATTGCGGCCTTCCCCGACAAGGTGCGCGAGTACCAAGCCGGCAAAAAAGGCCTTACCGGTATGTTTATGGGGCAAATTATGAAAAAAACTCAGGGCAAAGCCGACCCAAAACGCACCAATGACCTGCTCGCCGAAGCCCTCGACAAGGCGACTGTCTAA
- a CDS encoding TlpA disulfide reductase family protein has translation MTKTNIFISFHKTLLKSTLLLLLIGLAACGGNSAESGSGKVSIKGIIQQAPKGTIVLEKLEGQAYQPIETIALKNNETFSFEVNVTEPDFYRLNLFNEKQYIYLVLQAGQKVEITVDASQADMPFKVNGSKDTDYFRTLNERLAAFKQEQEQLIALYQATEDETERASIQQRYERYQQAEVTRMKAIIDTIIPSVSVMFALNFFEIETELEYIEQVADRFAKELPNSRHTKSLVGNLAQYKQSLAGQVNPGQAAPDIALLNPQGETVRLSSLKGKLVLVDFWASWCRPCREENPNVVKLYQKHKDQGFEILGVSLDQDRKKWLQAIEADGLTWVHGWDEQGEVAQEYQVNAIPATFLVDAEGKVIATGLRGQALAERVATELQKKNN, from the coding sequence ATGACAAAGACCAATATTTTTATCTCCTTTCATAAAACCCTACTCAAGAGTACCTTACTCCTACTCCTCATCGGGCTGGCTGCCTGCGGTGGCAACAGTGCTGAGTCGGGTAGCGGCAAGGTGTCTATCAAAGGCATTATCCAACAAGCCCCCAAGGGCACTATCGTGCTCGAAAAACTCGAAGGGCAAGCCTATCAGCCCATTGAGACCATAGCGCTCAAAAACAACGAGACCTTCAGCTTTGAGGTCAATGTTACGGAGCCGGACTTCTACCGCCTCAACCTCTTCAACGAAAAGCAATACATCTACCTTGTGCTCCAAGCTGGGCAAAAAGTAGAAATCACTGTAGATGCCTCTCAGGCAGATATGCCCTTCAAAGTAAATGGTTCCAAAGATACAGACTACTTCCGTACACTGAATGAGCGTCTGGCGGCCTTCAAACAAGAGCAGGAGCAGTTGATAGCCCTTTACCAAGCCACCGAAGACGAAACCGAACGCGCCTCCATCCAACAACGCTACGAGCGCTACCAACAGGCCGAAGTAACCCGTATGAAGGCCATCATCGATACCATCATTCCTTCGGTGAGTGTGATGTTTGCCCTTAATTTTTTTGAAATCGAAACCGAACTCGAGTACATCGAACAAGTAGCCGACCGCTTTGCCAAGGAGCTACCCAACTCACGCCATACCAAAAGCCTTGTAGGCAATTTGGCACAATACAAACAATCGCTCGCCGGTCAGGTAAACCCCGGCCAAGCCGCTCCCGATATCGCCCTGCTCAACCCCCAAGGCGAAACTGTCCGACTCTCCAGCCTCAAAGGCAAGCTTGTTTTGGTAGATTTTTGGGCCTCTTGGTGCCGCCCCTGCCGCGAAGAAAACCCCAACGTAGTCAAGCTCTACCAAAAACACAAAGACCAAGGCTTTGAGATTTTGGGGGTTTCCCTCGACCAAGATCGCAAAAAATGGCTGCAAGCCATCGAAGCTGACGGGTTGACTTGGGTACACGGTTGGGACGAGCAAGGAGAGGTTGCCCAAGAGTATCAGGTCAATGCTATTCCGGCTACTTTTTTGGTTGATGCCGAGGGCAAGGTCATCGCCACGGGCCTCAGAGGGCAAGCCCTAGCCGAACGCGTAGCCACCGAACTACAGAAAAAGAACAACTAA
- a CDS encoding acetyl-CoA carboxylase biotin carboxyl carrier protein subunit, with amino-acid sequence MLQIDVQDPQGQQLRAQFERKGDQLLLNQTALEWDLVDLGNGLFHILYQGRSYNAQLLRHDREAKTMSLRINGTVHEISLKDKFDLLLQKMGMENAAASKVNEVKAPMPGLILTVHATEGAEVSKGDPLLVLEAMKMENVIKSPSDGIVKNIHVSKGQNVEKNQVLITFA; translated from the coding sequence ATGCTACAAATCGATGTACAAGACCCCCAAGGGCAACAACTCCGCGCACAGTTTGAGCGCAAAGGCGACCAACTGTTACTCAACCAAACTGCCCTTGAATGGGATTTGGTAGACCTAGGAAACGGCCTCTTTCATATTCTCTACCAAGGGCGCTCTTACAATGCCCAACTACTACGCCACGACCGCGAGGCCAAAACAATGTCGCTGCGCATCAATGGCACAGTACACGAAATCAGCCTGAAGGATAAGTTTGACCTCCTACTCCAAAAAATGGGGATGGAAAATGCCGCCGCCAGTAAGGTCAACGAAGTCAAAGCCCCTATGCCGGGTCTCATTCTTACTGTCCACGCCACCGAAGGCGCAGAGGTTAGCAAGGGTGACCCACTACTCGTGTTGGAGGCCATGAAGATGGAGAATGTCATCAAGTCGCCCAGTGATGGCATTGTCAAGAACATACACGTCAGCAAAGGCCAAAACGTAGAAAAAAACCAAGTACTGATTACGTTTGCCTAA
- the hemL gene encoding glutamate-1-semialdehyde 2,1-aminomutase, which produces MNTNRSQALFTQAQQYIPGGVNSPVRAFKAVGGNPLFIESAKGAYLYDADGNRYIELINSWGPMILGHAHELIEEAVVKAAKSSLSFGAPTAREVIIAELIADMVPSIEKVRMVNSGTEACMSAIRVARGYTGRDKIIKIEGCYHGHGDSFLIAAGSGAATFGIPDSPGVTRGTAQDTLTVPHNNLAAIETLVNDNPQQIAAIILEPVTGNMGVTLPKRGYLEGLRRLCDREGIVLIFDEVMTGFRLAPGGAQEVFGVTPDMTTLGKIIGGGMPVGAYGGKAEIMDYVSPAGPVYQAGTLSGNPVSMAAGLAMLTYLHEHPEVYERISNLTQDIVNGIRGVNEKLGLNYTLNHIGSMYTLFFTGAEVYDFATAKESDLALFGRYFQAMLQQGVYLAPSQFESLFVSAALSDADVSHIVNAHEVALQQVLSQK; this is translated from the coding sequence ATGAACACAAACAGAAGTCAAGCCCTATTCACACAGGCTCAACAATACATCCCCGGCGGGGTCAATTCTCCCGTACGGGCATTCAAAGCCGTAGGCGGCAACCCCTTGTTTATAGAGTCGGCCAAAGGCGCATACCTTTATGATGCAGACGGTAACCGCTACATCGAGCTAATCAACTCTTGGGGGCCGATGATTTTGGGGCACGCCCACGAACTCATCGAAGAGGCAGTGGTCAAAGCGGCTAAAAGTTCGCTTTCCTTTGGTGCGCCTACAGCCAGAGAGGTCATTATTGCAGAGCTGATAGCCGACATGGTGCCCTCTATCGAAAAAGTGCGGATGGTCAATTCGGGGACAGAAGCCTGTATGAGCGCTATCCGTGTGGCTAGAGGCTATACGGGGCGAGACAAAATCATCAAAATTGAGGGCTGTTATCACGGCCACGGCGACTCTTTTCTGATTGCTGCCGGAAGCGGCGCTGCTACTTTTGGGATACCCGACAGCCCCGGGGTTACACGCGGAACCGCCCAAGATACGCTTACTGTGCCCCACAACAACTTGGCCGCTATCGAAACCTTGGTCAACGACAATCCACAACAAATAGCGGCCATTATCCTAGAGCCCGTAACAGGCAATATGGGCGTAACGCTTCCCAAACGGGGCTACTTAGAAGGGTTGCGCCGCCTATGTGACCGCGAAGGGATTGTCCTGATTTTTGATGAGGTGATGACAGGCTTCCGCCTAGCGCCTGGAGGCGCACAAGAAGTTTTTGGTGTAACCCCCGATATGACCACGCTAGGTAAGATTATTGGCGGCGGAATGCCCGTAGGGGCGTATGGAGGTAAGGCCGAAATTATGGACTATGTATCGCCGGCAGGGCCGGTATACCAAGCCGGTACGCTCTCAGGCAATCCCGTATCGATGGCTGCAGGGCTGGCGATGTTGACCTACCTCCACGAACATCCAGAGGTATATGAGCGTATCTCCAACTTGACACAGGATATTGTCAATGGCATTCGCGGAGTCAATGAAAAACTAGGGCTCAACTACACCCTCAACCATATCGGCTCTATGTATACGCTCTTCTTTACGGGAGCAGAAGTATATGATTTTGCTACGGCCAAAGAATCTGACTTGGCGCTCTTTGGGCGTTATTTCCAAGCAATGCTCCAGCAAGGGGTGTACCTTGCGCCTTCGCAGTTTGAGAGCCTCTTTGTGTCGGCAGCGCTTAGCGATGCAGACGTAAGCCATATTGTCAATGCACACGAAGTGGCATTGCAGCAGGTTTTATCCCAAAAATAA
- the fabG gene encoding 3-oxoacyl-ACP reductase FabG: MKRLDKRVAIITGGAQGIGQGIVERFAREGAAVVIWDVQTDKAQALAQKLSAEGLTVEVPPMTVDITKLDAAEAGAQYVAEKYGQIDILVNNAGIVRDASFKKMTAEQWQLVMDVNLTGVFNCTKAVSTYMMEANYGRIVSLSSVAGLFGNFGQTNYVAAKAGVAAMTKVWGQELGKNNITANAIAPGPIDTAMLATIPEEMLKGMVQSIPVRRVGTPADIAYGALFFCSEEAGFITGQTLIIDGGATLGL; this comes from the coding sequence ATGAAAAGACTAGACAAGCGCGTGGCCATCATCACCGGAGGTGCGCAAGGCATCGGCCAAGGTATTGTGGAGCGTTTTGCCCGCGAAGGGGCTGCAGTGGTTATTTGGGACGTACAAACGGACAAGGCGCAAGCGCTTGCCCAAAAGCTCAGCGCCGAAGGCCTTACAGTAGAGGTACCTCCTATGACGGTAGACATTACCAAGTTGGATGCTGCCGAGGCCGGAGCGCAATATGTGGCCGAAAAATATGGCCAAATCGACATCTTGGTCAACAATGCCGGCATTGTACGGGATGCTTCCTTCAAAAAAATGACTGCCGAGCAATGGCAGCTTGTGATGGATGTCAACCTGACGGGTGTGTTTAACTGTACCAAAGCGGTTTCCACATATATGATGGAGGCCAACTATGGGCGCATCGTCAGCCTCTCATCGGTAGCAGGTTTGTTTGGTAATTTTGGCCAAACCAACTACGTAGCCGCTAAGGCCGGTGTAGCCGCTATGACCAAGGTTTGGGGACAAGAGCTAGGTAAAAACAACATCACAGCCAATGCCATTGCGCCGGGGCCTATCGATACGGCGATGTTGGCCACTATCCCCGAAGAAATGCTTAAAGGAATGGTTCAATCTATTCCGGTACGTCGTGTGGGCACGCCTGCTGATATTGCTTACGGTGCGCTATTTTTCTGTAGCGAAGAGGCTGGGTTTATTACCGGACAGACCCTCATCATCGACGGTGGGGCAACTCTTGGGCTTTAG